The genomic DNA CATGTGTTAGTGCATATATGTTGATTtgtttactattatattataggATTTGTATGTGATGCATATACAATTCTATAACATGTCATACTTTCATTTTTTTATGACATGTCATCATCAAATTCACTATATGTATATCGAACATAAATCTTTCAATTATTACACGTTTTAAACACAAACTTTGGGATATCATGTTAAGTCACAAATGCATGTTGACTCAATTTTTCCATTAAAATTACTTAAATGAAATTAACATAAGTGATCTAATTCATTGATGATAAAAGTTCACTCGTGTATTTTCATGAAACTAAAAAGTTATAACTTAGATGAAAACCGATGGTAAATTAAGTAACCTATACTGTAAATTAAAAACTCACGAAAAAAATCATAGAAAACCCTCAATTACTACGTTATATAtaatatttcaccaaaattaattAATGTGATATTGTTCATATTCATAACAGGAGTAAACCAAGAGAATTGTAATGAAGAGGACAACACAGACTGACAGACAGAGAGTGCTATGGTTTTATTAACATGAGTAAAACAACCAAAACAtgctttttttaaataaaaaatattttaaactatGTATTTATATTGGATGCAACAAaaacatttatattttattttaaaaactattGAATGTAAAGCATTATAaacccattatatatatatatatatatttcatatttgaAGATGCAGTCTCATGGCCTGGCCAGTGATGTTTCAGACATTGAATACATGCAAACAAAATAGCTTCTATTTATATGTAAAAAGTGATCCAGGACCTGAAAACTAAAAGGGACATATGAATGTATTTGAGATCCTGGACTAATGCATGTGTCTCTTAATTACCGATATCAATAATGGATGGTCATTTGATGCACTAACAATAAGCTTGTGTATAGGATGATAATCTATCAATAATTATGTGTTAATTAGTAATAATATACTAAGCAATGGAAAAACAAAGATGGAAAATTTATGCAAGTAATTAAGGATGTTGTTAGTCACCTTTGCAACAGCCACAGTGTATTGGTATCGGAGCCGGTTACGTCATAAAGGGAGTGCTGCAACCAGTGAACCGCCACGGCTTCCGTCTTGCTGACGTTGAGTCTCTCGGGTTCCAAGTTGCCCACTTTATCTGCAACGGGGCAAAACTCGAATGGTATTCCCAGTTTGTCTGCAAAATCAGATAAACGTTTACCGGTGGCTTCCAGGGCCTCTAAGGAGGTTCCAAGTCCGGTGAGGCGTACGTGCGGTGGGCCACCGGGTCTGGAAGCGAGAATGTGGAACAGTCCGGGCCATTGCAGGCCTTGCATTATGTCAAGATCTATAATGTGCACTCTCTCCTCCCTTTCGAACGCTTCTTGTATGGCTTGATTGGCTGTGAAATGCGAGAACTTAACGAATGGGCTTATCCCATTGAAAACCTGGAAAGCCGACACCATTTTTTGGGTATGGCTCGGCGGGATTGATGGTAGCCCGCCGCATATTCCCAGGCAAGAACTGACCAACCTAGCCGAGATAGCTTCCGAGAAATATGCTGCCACGCGCTGAGCCGAAGTTCCGAACGGCGTCGACAGTTGGGACAACTCTAACAGCATCCTATTTGCATCCTCGAAGTTATTAGCTGAAACCGCCTCGGCGCACTGCAGGAGTAAAGTCAAGAGGTGCAACCCTTCTTCGTCTCTCTTCTGTTGCCGTAGCTCCTCTTTCCTGTCTCTACCGTTGCATGCTTGGACTGTTTCAACGGTGGACGTCGGTGCCGTTGTGGTAGTCCCTACCGTCGCCGTCGAAGCCGTTGTCTTCTCCACCGGGGAGGTGTTTTCTTGTACCAATGGTTGCCCTTGAGCTCGGTGGTGCTGATTTAACGACGGAACCGGTGGTGTAGTCGCCGAAGGACTACTGCTAACCTGATTGTTAGAAGAGATGGGAAGTGGGGTTATTCCCCAGCTTAAGTACTGATTCATGGCGCAGGGTTCGGTCAAGGAGTAATTAGGGAGGCTATCTATGGTGGAGTCCAAGTTAAGCGTGAGCCCAGAGGAGCcttgttgttgttgttgctgACTATGGTGTCTCGCCAACGAGACCTCCGGCAGATGCAATGGCGGCGGCGGCGCCTCCTTCCTTCTCCGTTCAAGCGGATCCATTAAGGAACGAAGCCTGTACTCGAGAAGGGCAGCAAGGTTCGGGTTGCAAGGGTAAATGATCTCCCTCACGTTGTGGATGAGCTGAGGAATGGAAACGTTAGAGGAAGTGTGGATAAGGTCCCGTATGACCCCATCAATCCACGCCGTCGCCGAACTATCATCCACAGAATTCGAGATCGGAGCTAAAGAGACAGGGACGGTAGTATTCACGGACGTGGCAGTAACGGCGGCGGAAGCGACGGCGGTATTCCGATTCCTCTCCGTTGGTGGAAACAAAGGCAAACCCGAAAACCCACACACGGCAGGCGGCTGGGGACTATTAGTACCCACGGCGTCGACGCAAGAAAAGTTAGAAGCAGTCGTAGATAAAAAAGCAGGCCCGGCTGACGTCAAGGCGGCGAAATTCGCAGAAGGGACAATGGTGTTAACATTATCCATATTCATAGTGGAGTAGTTGAATAGCGGATTAGGGTTATTACTAGCACCGGTGGCCGCTATGAAAGAACAAGCCATGTTGTTATCAGAAACAAACTGAGTTCGACGAGGAAACCTGTGGTAATCAGCCACCTCGGAAGCCATCCTCTTCCTCATCGTGCTCCTCATTTGGCTTTCATCGTTGCTGTTTCTACCATTAATACCACCATTTTCACCTACCAAATCACAAGCGGCCATTAACATCAATGAATTTCACTCCTCTTCATAAAGCTAACAAAAGCAAGCAGTAATAATACACCGTTCTGCAACAAGTACACTATATTTATGACAAAATGGGGTTGTGAAGGAGAAAGGTCGTCCAAGAAGAAAACGGTAGGAGAATTGGGACAACAACGGCTTTGGGATTCCACTCACTTCACTCACTGTAATAGCTAGGCTAGCACGACATTTTATGCTAAAcccagaaaaaataaagaaaggccaatatatatatatatatattaaatgcatGAAACGCCGTTGGATTTGGATGTTTGTAAGTTTTTTGATATCTGAACTGAAAAAGAAATGAAGGAATTAATGATGGATTTTAAAAGGAAAGTATAGATGAAGAAGAGGGAGAATGGTTGCTGAGGGTGGGTACATCAATTTATTGCCTCTGCCAAATTAGAGATGCAATTATTATATATCAAccatcccttttttttctttcacgaTTCAATACTAACTTAACTTTCATGTATTTCGCCtatcattatatttatattaaatttaattaacatttactttatcaataatttatgaaaatttattggttaacctttttcaatttcataattaaatcTTTAATGCCAAAATTAGTAGTAGGTTTATGTTTTTGAATTTTATACAAAGATAAATTCTATAACTAAACCAATTTTATTGCCAATAAACCAGTATAGTAAATGATTTAGGTTAATGGTATCAATAATAAAAGGTTAAATAATTAAGTTATTAATTTCACTAATCTAAAATTTCATGtacattttttttttagtttttatccactaaaagtgaaaataattagtttataacatatttttaaaaGCAATCCATTTCAAtgaaattaaaatgatttttaaacaaATTAATTAAACTATTATTCAAATTGAAATAAGAATTCGCTCccgatttgttttaattaataaaaaacaaAAGCCCCATTATAAgtaataatattttgatttattctaccTAAGGTTATACCCTAATTATCAatccatttaatatttttatttttatttgtaactATTTAGTTGTGGATTTTCCTTTTCCTTAATCAGTAGTTATGGAATTCCAAGTAGATAACCAAATTGGTTGACTGAAACCAATTGAATTCCATCAAAGTGGTCCAATCATATTAGGTTCAATGACGAATTGACCAGTCTATTAGTCAAAATTAGGGTATGCAAAGGGGTTAAGTGAATAGTCTTGGAATACAATGACAACCTTAATTGAATATTTTACAATGAAATATTTGTAGCTGTAACCCCCGTAATTTTATTTATACGACAACTTGGTCCTTTTCTTTTATTCTCACCGATACTTAAATACTAATTCTTTTTAGGTATTTGTTTTGAAACTACCTTTATACTTGCCGTATAGAATCCATACATAAAACAACAAaagcaaaaataaaagaaaaaaaaaacgaaaagaaAAAGCACTTTCCAAAAAAATAAACAATCAAAACCAAGATTATGTTCGATTACGAGGCTATATTGATTCAATTTTTAAGAATTTACTTTCATTTATCGAGTTTGATAATTTATTAAAACCAAACCCTTTCTTTAAATAAAaaacaatttacaaaattatttataTGCGTGCTGCtaaatgtgtgattaaattaTATATGCGTAATGTTAATTTAGGAAAACTCGAATTTATATTTGTAATTATAATGTAACTGTGTTTGTACTAAACTCTTTAtagtaattaaaaaattattatatatatatatatatatatatttgtgtcacgtatattttaaaattaataaataataacatgtgaaatatataatatattaaaatagattaaatatagtgttaaatttataataaaattaaaatgtaaatatttttttCCAACAGTTTTTCTTTTACATTGTTATGTACAGCTTTATTTAGTCAACTCCCACTTATGAGAATTACTTGTATTATTGTGAATGTCAATAAATTTTGCCCCAAATGGACACCAATTTATGCATCCACTATATGATATATGTCTTTATTAACACACTAATTAAATTGAACGGTCCTTTCGCTTTCTATCTTTTTTCTTCGCATGATAGAATATCATAGAAATGTAATTTCCAGAACTttgttatttattatataaattctaataataaaatgtatattaTAAACATAGTagttataatttaatattatatatttaagtaATAATCCATATGATGAGctgattatataaaattttacattgcacatcaaatatcattaaacttttaaatatgcaaaacaaaaatttaaacaaaaaactGAATATACTAATTCTAAAATTCAATTTCTCAAATGCAATTTATTGGATTTTGTGAACCATTTTCTTTCCAATTTGTCTATTATCATCTTCATCGTAATCACCCCAATTTATTGAAGTTGTGATTATATTTTCTTTGACATAATGTTTATAATTATTCATAACCTATCACTAATtcataaataagagaataatgtaCTTAAACACAATTGAACTTACGTCCTTCTATATTAGCAACAATACCCATATCAATTGAGTTAAAACTCTATCAGTAAATTACTAATTTAACTAAAAGATTAAGATGAGGTGGATGGGTAACCAGTGTTTTGTTTGATTGAttgttggttttatttatttattattattattatttttttgctaTTTTACATCGTTTCTTTCACAAATAGGATGATGTATTTAGCAGTACACTAAAATAAAATAGAtacctttaaatttttaatttattaaatttaatttacaattcaattaaaaagtatcaatttttattttatgattaatttataattatttatgatttataaatatttaatgatgtaaaaaattgtttttattgacttgaaaattagttttaaaaatattttatgaaaaaattaaaattttactaaataatatttaaaagcagcaaaataaagtcattttgtcaaaataaaatctaaatttaaCATGCAAAAAATTTGAGAAACATGATTGAATTGTCATAAATAGTTTTAAGAGAGATATATCTCAAACTATAATAAATTTTAGTCTAATGtgcaatattatatataaattttaatgttatataattttatatatgaaattttgatttaattcaattttcataaatcaACGACATCATACAcaaatatttatccaatataCAAAAAGTTAatgtattcatttatttaaatatgtaaagTTAATAAAATCAAAGTTCTATatatacatttaaaccacaaataaaattttatgtgtataattataCTAAATCAACATTAATCTAATAATTTATACATTAAATCAAAACTCGTATATAATTTAAATCAAAACTCATttgtaatttcaaattttaaaccttaaaaaataaaaaatggataAAATTATTATCCATCCCTAGCAATGACTACTATCATTATCATACATGACAATGAAATAAGTATGGAAGTATTTAATAATatagtttatgatatgatttgttTAGCAGGAAAACTCTGTTGGGTGATTTGCAAATGCATACCATGTGTTAGACAAGTTTTTATTTTCCTCttattatttagtatttaatttaataattttggaATAAGTGtcttttttttagtttaattaaaaaaaaagagagattaGACTACTATCATTATCATACATGAAAATGAAACATCTACAATTTGTTGTTCGTTTACTTTATGCTCCAATTAGTTTATAGATTTGATGGTAAGAGAAAAGTTTTGAaccgaaataaaataaaaacaagtttttattatttgaaaattaataaaatatttgacCCTAACTACAACGGGGAGGTGGATGTTTTTTTTAATTGATCTGATTTTTGTTTATATATCCAAATCTAATTTCTCTCGAATACATTAatcctaatttttattatattcatgAAATTAGTTTTGTTTTAATCCATCTCAAATTTTAagcaatatttttattatattaattttacaaaattagaagaaacatatattttgaattatcataaaattaaaatatcataattaaaattataaagaaattaTTATAGAATCCAAAGAGAAATATATTTTGTGTTTATTTCtaattatttgatgatattttagtaaaatttgtcatgtcattgatacataatttttatattttttacttgAACCTAAACCATGAATCCTGAATCAAAAtgttaaatttaagatttaagatttaaggtttagggttctGTTCAAGTTTTTAATTTAAGGTTTCagaatcaaaatttaaatttcaagttaaaaactattaaatttatatcaataataaaaaaaattattcaaatatcattaaatatttaaaagagATACGAGATGAGATAGTATCCctaattatttcttttaataaatctgatttaattttaattttttaataaaacatactTACACTACCtcgatttttttaaaataatagccCTATAAAATCCAAAGGATCAAAGTTGTTTTTTTTTCTGAAGATAAATGCCGGTAATATTTAGAAATAAATGAAATCTACACATTCTAGTGTATTATAGAAAACAGTAGCTACTACAACAAAAATAGTAACATCACTACAGATTgtcttatttatttaataattaaatagtgggttttattttctttgttttttttctcttttctataTAAAATCCATTCCCCAGGTTCAGTATTTTGGGGAGTTAACCCTGTCTAATCCATTAATAGTTACAAATAGTCAACGAAACTTTACACAGTTGTCCATGTTATTGGAAAATGGCAAATATTACCATAGGCTACACCgctgtttttatttattttaatcatcCCTTTACTATTATATAATAACATTACATTTATAGAGAAAGAGCACAGaaagaaaaattacatttatagAATTTAATCCAACGGCAATCAaacttaatataaaatttgatatttaatatttaaaaatataaatattaatttatatcatattaaaaaataaaaaattatattttttaaattcgaTCCAACTCATATTAGGTAGGGAATGGGGGATGAAAAAGAATCTAAAATCCAGAGAATAGTAAGGGATAGAAACACACGTTGCATTAGGCAACAAAGATACAAAatcaaattaatagaaataagagaaataataaaaaaggtaAAGTTAAGAACATTAAGGTTAGGAAGTAAAGGACAGAGAGAGGAAGAGGAAGAGCAAAGCAAAGAGCACTGGGGTCGAGGAGCAACTTTCAAACCCCAGTTCCCAAAACTGCAACCCTAGTGTTTGACATTTTGCATTCAACTTAgctttttacatattatatatataagatGCATGGCATCA from Gossypium arboreum isolate Shixiya-1 chromosome 9, ASM2569848v2, whole genome shotgun sequence includes the following:
- the LOC108456993 gene encoding protein SCARECROW-like; translation: MLMAACDLVGENGGINGRNSNDESQMRSTMRKRMASEVADYHRFPRRTQFVSDNNMACSFIAATGASNNPNPLFNYSTMNMDNVNTIVPSANFAALTSAGPAFLSTTASNFSCVDAVGTNSPQPPAVCGFSGLPLFPPTERNRNTAVASAAVTATSVNTTVPVSLAPISNSVDDSSATAWIDGVIRDLIHTSSNVSIPQLIHNVREIIYPCNPNLAALLEYRLRSLMDPLERRRKEAPPPPLHLPEVSLARHHSQQQQQQGSSGLTLNLDSTIDSLPNYSLTEPCAMNQYLSWGITPLPISSNNQVSSSPSATTPPVPSLNQHHRAQGQPLVQENTSPVEKTTASTATVGTTTTAPTSTVETVQACNGRDRKEELRQQKRDEEGLHLLTLLLQCAEAVSANNFEDANRMLLELSQLSTPFGTSAQRVAAYFSEAISARLVSSCLGICGGLPSIPPSHTQKMVSAFQVFNGISPFVKFSHFTANQAIQEAFEREERVHIIDLDIMQGLQWPGLFHILASRPGGPPHVRLTGLGTSLEALEATGKRLSDFADKLGIPFEFCPVADKVGNLEPERLNVSKTEAVAVHWLQHSLYDVTGSDTNTLWLLQRLAPKVVTVVEQDLSHGGSFLGRFVEAIHYYSALFDSLGASYGEESEERHVVEQQLLSKEIRNVLALGGPSRSSEEVKFHNWREKLQQSGFKPISLAGNAATQATLLLGMFPSDGYTLVEDNGALKLGWKDLCLLTASAWRPFHATTTTTLHR